The genomic window AAGCACCCTAAAGGTTGCCGACATCCTGAATATACAGAATGAGGAGCAGGTAGTCCTTGTCGGGGTGAATTTAACGAGTAAATTTTTAAAGAAAAAAGGGATTATCAAGATCGAAGGGAAAATTATCGATCAGAAAGAAGCGAATAAAATTGCCCTCATCGCCCCGAATGCAACGGTCAATATTATTAAGGATTACGAAGTTGTGAAAAAATTCAATACGGTAATTCCGGAGATCATCGAGGGCATTGTGAAGTGTTTTAATCCCAATTGCGTAAGCAACCATAACAATATAAAAACAAAACAACATGTGGTGAACAAGAATCCGATACGATTACAGTGCCATTACTGTGAACGTATTATGGGCGCAAAAGATATCGTATTGATTTGAGTTGAGGGTAGAAGTGAACCCGGTGCAATGAAGAGGGGGGTTCTTCGGTGCAAGTAATTACTGCAATGCAAGCTCTGAGGCAAC from Candidatus Brocadia sp. includes these protein-coding regions:
- the pyrI gene encoding aspartate carbamoyltransferase regulatory subunit, which gives rise to MKHLDVAAIKDGSVIDHIDSKSTLKVADILNIQNEEQVVLVGVNLTSKFLKKKGIIKIEGKIIDQKEANKIALIAPNATVNIIKDYEVVKKFNTVIPEIIEGIVKCFNPNCVSNHNNIKTKQHVVNKNPIRLQCHYCERIMGAKDIVLI